The following are from one region of the Ferrimicrobium sp. genome:
- the cobN gene encoding cobaltochelatase subunit CobN: protein MSKFVYLTNADTEVLALRSAWEELPDDFGLTVRQIDTVTGIDDLLDEARIVVIRLLGGVGASRWFGPLADACRSRGIPLVSYPGDNGFDAEMMAAATVTAGIWEEGFRYLVEGGVPNLTNFVCFLSDTVTRTGYGFAPVETLAAFGRLISETTPDARGRVAVIIYRAHVISGNLSFVRDFVALARQHQLAIDVFYTYSLRVGDDEPSVIDLIAETAPDVVVATVLAGGHADALAWETGQLASLGVPVLQALIATTPRATWSESQAGLRPIDVAMNVAMPEFDGRIITVPIAFKELIDDDEDFGATISAYRLDPERSQRLIGYVHRLLRLRRKANADKRIAVVLSAYPTKRSRLGNAVGLDTPQSLMVLAERMRREGYVIEGLPPDANELMARLGDLIDYEHPSVRASQGIGLDVEHYCAWFATLPEELRVAVMQHWGPPPGEIYTRDGSLIFPALQFGNLTVAIQPPRGYGENPIAIYHSPELPPTHHYLAFYHWLTTIADVDALCHLGKHGTAEWLPGKSVGMGPTCYPDTVLGELPVIYPFVINDPGEGTQAKRRTHAVLIGHLVPPMTRAESYGELARLEMLMDEHQRISALDPSKLPAIRAEIWELIEAARLHEDMGVTDAPSVDQDLFDDFLLHVDGYLCELKDSLIRGGLHILGSPPMGQALIDMLVAITRVPQLDAPALRPLLAGGHEHLTRLEVDEDDERATELLWAYADHEFAIEAFDDPTLCRSLGLAYPLEDPLHAVLAWIGSVLVPNLLATTGEVDALIGALAGRAVPSGPSGAPTRGMAHALPTGRNFYSVDPRSLPTQISFFTGRRLGDAMIERFRDEHQGRYPRNIGIVLWGTAAMRTGGDDVSTVLALLGIQPVWDPISNRIVTLELIPLSELGRPRVDVTCRISGFFRDAFPSAIDLLDEAFELVAKETGEGSMNPVAEAGAVERIFGPSPRSYGSGILPLLESRSWQDEKDLSEVYLTWSGFSYSRSGYGVPNRGALEARLGALEVAYKVQDNREHDIFDSDDYLQEHGGMIAAARALGAQEVRGYFGDSANPSQPKVRSIEEEAARVVRSRVLNPKWLDAMMTHGYKGAFEMAATVDYLFGYDATAHVAKDWMYDAVHDGYVSDATRREFLTAVNPTALVSICERLLEASERGMWRASPERVQDLRRIIVGVEGELEDGRG from the coding sequence GTGAGCAAGTTTGTCTATCTGACCAATGCGGACACCGAGGTTTTGGCGCTCCGGAGCGCCTGGGAGGAGTTGCCTGACGACTTCGGGCTGACGGTCCGCCAGATCGATACGGTTACGGGGATCGATGACCTTCTCGATGAGGCCCGTATCGTGGTGATACGACTGCTTGGTGGGGTGGGCGCGAGCCGTTGGTTCGGGCCCTTGGCCGATGCATGTCGGAGTCGAGGCATCCCGTTGGTCAGCTATCCGGGCGACAATGGGTTCGATGCCGAGATGATGGCGGCGGCTACCGTGACGGCCGGCATCTGGGAAGAGGGGTTTCGCTATCTCGTTGAGGGTGGCGTTCCCAATCTCACTAACTTCGTTTGCTTTCTCTCTGATACCGTCACCAGGACCGGATACGGGTTTGCACCGGTCGAGACGTTGGCGGCCTTCGGTCGCCTGATCAGCGAGACCACCCCGGACGCCCGCGGTCGAGTAGCGGTCATCATCTATCGCGCACATGTCATCTCGGGGAATCTCTCGTTTGTACGAGATTTCGTCGCGTTGGCCCGTCAGCACCAGCTCGCCATCGATGTCTTTTACACCTATTCGTTGCGGGTTGGCGACGATGAACCATCGGTCATCGATCTGATCGCCGAGACGGCGCCCGACGTTGTCGTGGCGACGGTGTTGGCCGGGGGACACGCCGACGCGTTGGCTTGGGAGACTGGTCAGCTGGCATCGCTCGGCGTGCCCGTTCTTCAGGCGCTGATCGCTACGACTCCGAGGGCAACCTGGAGCGAGAGCCAGGCGGGCCTGCGACCGATCGATGTCGCGATGAACGTCGCGATGCCAGAGTTCGACGGGCGTATTATCACCGTCCCGATCGCCTTCAAAGAGCTAATCGATGATGACGAGGACTTTGGCGCCACGATTAGCGCGTATCGACTCGATCCCGAACGTAGTCAGCGTCTGATCGGCTATGTGCATCGTCTGCTTCGACTCCGGAGGAAGGCGAACGCCGACAAGCGCATCGCGGTCGTGCTCTCTGCCTATCCTACGAAGCGTTCCCGTTTGGGCAACGCCGTTGGTCTCGACACGCCCCAGAGCCTGATGGTGCTCGCGGAGCGAATGCGCAGGGAGGGCTACGTCATTGAAGGCCTGCCGCCTGATGCCAACGAGTTGATGGCACGGCTTGGCGATCTGATCGACTACGAACATCCTTCGGTTCGAGCCAGCCAAGGTATCGGTCTCGATGTCGAGCACTACTGTGCATGGTTTGCGACCCTCCCTGAGGAGTTGCGCGTGGCGGTGATGCAACATTGGGGTCCTCCTCCGGGCGAGATCTACACGCGCGATGGTTCATTGATCTTCCCGGCGCTCCAGTTTGGGAACCTGACGGTGGCGATTCAGCCTCCCCGAGGATACGGTGAGAACCCGATCGCAATTTACCATTCGCCAGAACTTCCACCGACCCATCACTACCTGGCGTTTTATCACTGGCTGACGACAATCGCCGACGTTGATGCACTCTGTCATCTTGGCAAACACGGGACGGCTGAATGGCTGCCTGGCAAGTCGGTTGGCATGGGTCCAACCTGCTATCCGGACACGGTGCTTGGCGAGCTACCCGTGATTTATCCGTTCGTTATCAACGACCCTGGCGAGGGCACACAGGCAAAACGCCGTACCCATGCGGTTCTGATTGGGCACCTTGTGCCGCCGATGACGCGCGCAGAGAGCTACGGAGAGCTCGCTCGCTTGGAGATGCTGATGGATGAGCATCAGCGCATCAGTGCGTTGGATCCGAGTAAATTGCCAGCGATTCGGGCTGAAATTTGGGAACTCATCGAGGCGGCTCGTTTGCATGAAGATATGGGTGTCACCGATGCCCCCAGCGTTGACCAGGATCTCTTCGATGACTTTTTGCTCCATGTCGATGGCTATCTCTGCGAGCTCAAGGATTCGTTGATCCGAGGAGGTCTTCACATCCTTGGGTCTCCTCCAATGGGTCAGGCGCTGATCGATATGTTGGTGGCCATCACGCGAGTGCCACAACTGGATGCGCCCGCACTTCGTCCGCTGCTTGCGGGTGGCCATGAGCATCTCACCCGACTGGAGGTCGACGAGGACGATGAGCGCGCGACCGAGCTTTTATGGGCCTACGCTGATCATGAATTTGCGATTGAAGCCTTCGATGACCCGACGTTGTGTCGTTCGCTTGGCCTTGCTTACCCCCTCGAGGATCCGCTACACGCAGTCTTAGCCTGGATCGGCTCGGTCTTGGTGCCGAACCTGTTGGCTACCACCGGTGAAGTAGATGCCTTGATCGGGGCGCTAGCGGGTCGCGCGGTCCCCTCTGGTCCATCTGGTGCCCCAACCCGTGGCATGGCACACGCGCTCCCTACGGGACGTAATTTTTACTCGGTGGATCCTCGATCGCTGCCGACCCAGATCTCCTTCTTCACCGGGCGACGTCTTGGGGACGCCATGATCGAACGTTTTCGAGACGAACACCAGGGTCGGTATCCGCGCAACATCGGTATCGTCCTCTGGGGCACTGCCGCCATGAGGACAGGTGGAGACGACGTCTCGACCGTCCTCGCGTTACTTGGGATTCAGCCTGTTTGGGATCCGATCTCCAATCGGATCGTGACCCTTGAGCTAATCCCACTCTCGGAACTAGGCCGACCGCGGGTCGATGTGACCTGTCGTATCTCTGGCTTCTTTCGTGACGCCTTTCCCTCTGCCATCGATCTCTTGGATGAGGCCTTCGAACTGGTCGCAAAGGAGACGGGAGAGGGGTCGATGAACCCGGTTGCCGAGGCCGGAGCGGTCGAACGCATCTTTGGTCCATCGCCGCGATCGTATGGATCGGGTATCTTGCCCCTGTTGGAGAGCCGCTCGTGGCAGGACGAGAAGGATCTCTCCGAGGTCTACCTCACCTGGAGCGGTTTTAGCTATTCGAGGAGTGGTTATGGGGTGCCGAATCGTGGGGCGCTTGAGGCTCGACTTGGGGCGCTCGAAGTGGCCTATAAGGTCCAGGACAATCGTGAACACGACATCTTCGACTCGGACGACTATCTACAGGAGCACGGAGGCATGATCGCGGCGGCGCGAGCCTTGGGGGCACAAGAGGTGCGTGGCTACTTTGGTGACTCCGCTAACCCCTCACAACCAAAGGTCCGAAGTATCGAAGAAGAGGCGGCTCGAGTGGTGCGATCGCGCGTTCTGAATCCGAAGTGGCTCGACGCCATGATGACCCATGGGTATAAAGGGGCCTTCGAGATGGCCGCAACGGTTGACTACCTCTTTGGATATGATGCCACCGCCCATGTCGCCAAGGACTGGATGTACGACGCGGTGCATGATGGTTACGTCAGCGATGCAACCCGACGAGAGTTCTTGACCGCTGTGAACCCGACGGCACTGGTGTCGATCTGTGAGCGGTTGTTGGAGGCCAGCGAACGGGGGATGTGGCGAGCCTCGCCGGAGCGAGTGCAAGACCTACGCCGTATCATCGTTGGGGTCGAGGGTGAGTTGGAGGATGGCAGAGGATGA
- the mscL gene encoding large conductance mechanosensitive channel protein MscL has translation MPLRRQVATRGGSRIMVKEFRAFLIQYNVIGLGVAVVLGAAVEALVQSLVANIITPLITIPGTVNFASLTLHLGGSVFRYGEVINAAIAFLIIALVIFLLIVRPLGKLQNKFQSANPTTATCPACLSTIQLGATRCAFCTSMIEPTAS, from the coding sequence ATGCCATTACGGCGACAGGTAGCAACACGAGGAGGTAGCAGGATCATGGTGAAGGAATTTAGGGCGTTCCTGATTCAGTACAACGTCATCGGGCTCGGCGTCGCGGTCGTACTCGGTGCCGCAGTCGAGGCACTCGTGCAGTCATTGGTCGCCAACATCATCACCCCGCTCATCACCATCCCCGGTACGGTGAATTTTGCATCGCTCACGCTCCATCTGGGGGGCAGCGTGTTCCGCTATGGCGAGGTCATCAACGCCGCAATCGCCTTCCTCATCATCGCCTTGGTGATCTTCTTATTGATTGTGAGACCTCTCGGCAAGTTGCAGAACAAATTCCAAAGCGCCAATCCAACAACCGCCACCTGTCCTGCGTGCTTAAGTACAATCCAGCTCGGCGCGACAAGGTGTGCATTCTGCACCTCGATGATCGAGCCAACGGCCTCGTAG
- the cysE gene encoding serine O-acetyltransferase, which produces MLRAMRQDIQAALDRDPAANGVIEVALTYPGVHAVWGWRLSHPLWLGGHRLLARSISMITRTLTGVEIHPGAQIGPGLFIDHATGVVIGETAEIGTDVTLYHGVTLGGRSLERGKRHPTLGDRVIVGAGAKILGPVVIGEDSSVGANAVVLESMPSHAVIVGIPAKVVRRDPRLCESVNDLGQDAEITDLGSHKRFRLASGDSDQYGAGDYVI; this is translated from the coding sequence ATGTTACGAGCGATGCGTCAAGATATCCAAGCAGCTCTGGATCGAGATCCGGCTGCCAATGGAGTGATCGAGGTAGCCTTGACCTACCCCGGGGTGCATGCGGTTTGGGGCTGGAGGTTAAGCCATCCACTGTGGCTTGGGGGTCATCGTCTGCTCGCTCGCTCAATTTCGATGATCACGCGGACGTTGACCGGAGTTGAGATCCATCCGGGTGCCCAGATCGGACCCGGTCTCTTCATCGATCATGCCACGGGGGTTGTCATCGGTGAGACCGCCGAAATCGGCACTGATGTTACCCTTTACCATGGCGTCACCCTGGGTGGGCGCAGCCTCGAGCGAGGGAAGCGTCACCCCACTTTGGGAGATCGAGTGATTGTCGGTGCTGGTGCCAAGATCCTCGGCCCGGTCGTCATCGGGGAGGACTCCAGTGTCGGTGCCAATGCGGTGGTGCTTGAGTCGATGCCGTCTCATGCCGTTATCGTTGGCATACCTGCAAAAGTTGTTCGGCGCGATCCACGGCTCTGTGAGTCGGTGAATGACTTGGGGCAAGATGCCGAAATCACCGATCTCGGTTCACACAAGCGGTTCCGGCTCGCTTCGGGTGACTCGGACCAATATGGTGCTGGCGACTACGTGATTTGA
- the cysK gene encoding cysteine synthase A, with protein MKIADDVTQLVGSTPLVRLNRLAQGVDATIAAKLEFFNPGNSVKDRIGVAMLEAAIAEGRVNENSVIVEPTSGNTGIALAMVCAAKGYRCILTMPETMSRERRMLLRAFGADLVLTPGPDGMGGAIAKASELVASDPSYVMLQQFENPANPAIHRATTAEEIWADTDGQVDIVVAGVGTGGTISGIGEALKPRKSTLRMVAVEPDASPVLSGGQKGPHPIQGIGAGFVPKTYDGDVVDEVVRVTNDAAFEYARRMAKEEGLLVGISSGAATYAALQVAQRPENAGKLIVVIIPSFGERYLSTPLFADLGD; from the coding sequence TTGAAAATTGCAGATGATGTAACCCAGTTGGTGGGCTCAACCCCCCTCGTCCGTCTCAATCGACTGGCGCAAGGCGTCGATGCGACGATTGCCGCCAAGTTGGAGTTCTTTAACCCTGGTAACAGCGTCAAGGATCGTATTGGTGTAGCCATGCTGGAGGCGGCCATCGCTGAGGGCCGTGTGAACGAGAATTCAGTGATCGTGGAGCCGACCAGCGGCAACACCGGGATTGCTCTGGCCATGGTCTGTGCAGCGAAAGGATATCGGTGCATCTTGACGATGCCGGAGACGATGAGCCGTGAACGCCGTATGCTTTTGCGCGCCTTTGGCGCTGATCTGGTGTTGACCCCAGGACCCGATGGTATGGGAGGAGCGATCGCCAAAGCTAGCGAACTCGTCGCGAGCGATCCGTCGTATGTGATGTTGCAGCAGTTCGAGAACCCGGCGAACCCGGCTATCCACCGTGCCACTACGGCCGAGGAGATCTGGGCGGACACCGACGGTCAAGTTGACATTGTGGTGGCTGGCGTGGGCACCGGTGGCACCATCAGTGGCATCGGGGAGGCGTTGAAGCCGCGCAAGTCCACACTGCGCATGGTAGCCGTTGAGCCCGACGCGTCGCCGGTGTTGTCAGGTGGACAAAAGGGTCCGCATCCGATCCAGGGTATTGGAGCTGGTTTCGTGCCAAAGACCTACGATGGTGATGTCGTTGACGAGGTCGTACGGGTGACCAATGATGCGGCCTTTGAGTACGCTCGTCGTATGGCCAAGGAAGAGGGACTTCTCGTTGGGATCTCGTCGGGAGCGGCGACGTATGCTGCGCTCCAGGTGGCGCAGCGTCCAGAGAATGCGGGCAAGCTGATTGTGGTGATCATCCCGTCCTTTGGTGAGCGCTATCTTTCTACGCCGCTCTTCGCAGACTTGGGAGATTAG
- a CDS encoding signal peptidase II has product MPTTIWFLGLVVGVTAIDLATTQIARRYLSDQPQRTYLAGIVTLHLVDNTGAAFGLGTHVEWMVEIVEVGLLALAVWFAHKATPLVRGGLALVIGGGLGNLIVRLTGSAGPLRSPVVDWIHLSFYPTTFNLADATLRIGIIVVLVGLVLAWRNDRGQRLIASQGCADSAHVDESIRHHR; this is encoded by the coding sequence GTGCCGACCACCATCTGGTTCTTAGGTCTTGTCGTTGGGGTGACCGCTATTGACCTTGCAACCACCCAGATAGCGCGACGCTACCTGTCAGATCAGCCGCAACGGACCTACTTGGCTGGCATAGTGACTCTTCATCTTGTCGACAACACTGGCGCTGCATTTGGACTTGGCACCCACGTTGAGTGGATGGTGGAGATTGTAGAGGTCGGCTTGCTAGCCCTTGCCGTCTGGTTTGCTCACAAGGCTACACCCCTCGTCCGTGGTGGCCTGGCCTTAGTGATTGGAGGAGGCCTCGGCAACCTGATCGTCCGCCTCACGGGATCAGCAGGTCCGCTGCGCTCTCCAGTCGTGGATTGGATTCATCTCTCGTTTTACCCAACGACATTCAATTTGGCTGACGCAACTCTTCGGATCGGCATCATCGTCGTGCTCGTTGGCCTGGTGTTGGCATGGCGCAATGATCGGGGGCAGCGTTTGATCGCATCCCAAGGTTGCGCCGATTCGGCACATGTCGACGAGAGTATCCGGCATCATCGTTAG
- a CDS encoding S53 family peptidase: MDSILRRHDHAIVVGTKPTTDWVELSLYLDHGATQADYDQISAFLASHDIEVVAQNPLRHHLAVRARVAKLFDLFDVTLAEFVDEESHHFFAPDREAVLPAELQQVTAILGLDSAPQARPRFRPATSAATSYLPTQVAKAYEFPEVNAEGHSVALIELGGGFRPVDIETYFSQQGLPVPVVTAISVDGGSNAPTSANSADGEVMLDIDVLGSVAIGARIDVYFAPNTDRGFIDAVSEASAPTGPMPDAISISWGGPESTWSKSSLTLMQSVISEATARGITVTVAAGDNGSSDGLNDGLAHVDFPAAAPNALACGGTHLELTPQGQIAVQTVWNDLAIGDGASGGGISSFFPLPAYQANADVGPSANPGHGTGRGVPDVAGNADPQTGYQILVDGSHIVVGGTSAVAPLMAGLIVAISVTTGVRPGFVQPSWYPLEEASRTSATPAFFNVVQGNNGAYQAHPGWNACAGLGSPYGNRVDQPSP; encoded by the coding sequence ATGGATAGCATTTTGCGTCGCCATGACCACGCGATAGTTGTCGGCACAAAGCCGACGACAGACTGGGTTGAACTGAGCCTCTACCTCGATCATGGAGCAACCCAAGCAGACTACGACCAGATCAGTGCTTTCCTCGCGAGTCACGATATCGAAGTCGTTGCGCAGAATCCATTGCGTCACCACCTCGCGGTGCGAGCCAGGGTCGCCAAGCTCTTCGATCTTTTCGATGTTACGCTCGCCGAGTTCGTCGATGAGGAGTCTCATCATTTCTTTGCACCGGACCGTGAGGCTGTCCTGCCAGCCGAACTCCAACAAGTCACCGCAATACTCGGACTCGATTCAGCACCCCAGGCAAGACCCCGTTTCCGGCCAGCGACCTCGGCAGCGACGAGCTATCTGCCAACGCAGGTAGCCAAAGCCTACGAGTTCCCCGAGGTCAATGCCGAAGGACACTCCGTGGCTTTAATCGAACTCGGAGGCGGATTTCGCCCTGTCGACATCGAGACCTACTTTAGTCAACAGGGCCTACCGGTGCCGGTGGTGACGGCCATCAGCGTGGATGGTGGCTCCAACGCGCCGACGAGCGCCAACTCGGCCGACGGCGAGGTGATGCTCGATATCGATGTCCTTGGATCCGTCGCTATCGGCGCCAGGATCGATGTGTACTTTGCTCCCAACACCGATCGTGGTTTCATCGATGCAGTCTCCGAAGCGAGCGCCCCGACTGGACCCATGCCCGATGCCATCTCAATCAGCTGGGGTGGGCCGGAGTCGACATGGTCCAAGAGTTCGCTTACGCTCATGCAATCCGTGATCTCCGAGGCCACGGCTCGTGGCATTACCGTCACGGTTGCCGCCGGGGACAATGGCTCATCCGATGGCCTCAACGATGGCCTCGCACACGTCGACTTCCCAGCCGCCGCCCCAAACGCTCTGGCTTGTGGAGGTACCCATCTCGAACTCACCCCACAGGGCCAGATCGCCGTTCAAACCGTATGGAACGATCTCGCGATCGGTGACGGCGCCTCAGGCGGGGGTATCAGCTCGTTCTTTCCACTGCCGGCCTACCAGGCCAACGCCGACGTCGGCCCATCGGCAAACCCCGGTCACGGCACGGGTCGCGGTGTGCCAGACGTCGCCGGTAACGCCGATCCACAGACCGGATACCAGATCTTGGTCGACGGATCACACATCGTCGTCGGCGGTACTAGCGCGGTAGCGCCGCTCATGGCTGGCCTGATCGTCGCCATTAGTGTTACCACAGGGGTGCGTCCTGGATTTGTCCAGCCCAGCTGGTACCCACTTGAGGAGGCAAGCAGGACAAGCGCCACGCCGGCCTTCTTCAATGTGGTTCAGGGAAACAACGGCGCATACCAGGCTCACCCTGGGTGGAACGCCTGCGCCGGACTCGGCTCACCGTATGGGAACCGAGTCGATCAACCAAGCCCATGA
- a CDS encoding AAA family ATPase, producing the protein MTNELPLSHVVGQPQAQLALQLLAIDPTIGGVLLVGPPGSAKTTLARGLTGLLGEGAPFVEIPLGATEDRVKGSIDVASVLADGEVRIHDGLLSAANGGVLYIDEINLLADHLVDLILDAAATGINRVERDTLSVVQPARFSLIGTMNPEEGELRPQLLDRFAMVVSVDPLMEPESRHLALVRRLGVELGADETGDVLGRDPLGHRENEAMLAHTISDARRRLADVEVISRLSQIARLCSELGIGSLRTDLAIAKAARANAALMGRDQVTDDDISAVAELITSHRRRHAPRPGATTGSSAKDPSTKTSPERKGHDGPASDDRSTPPASDDRSTPPASDRVEVSIQESDARSGRDEQADQTDDADQIDDADQPMDGTDNQSLGDHLSSFSRRAPSVTGQGAEVSRHRETSVGGTFSLSRTVVARLGRDGEDGLTSQDLRYVAIERAPKRCVIFVVDVSASVAGREAMDLVNEAIEGLLGTAYRERAQVAVVSFGGETAEVSLRPTRSLEVARSRLLGLKRSGRTPLSRGLQVGRGLALDLRRRGTEPLVVVLTDARPNEVDVGDPFVAALGEAERYAVEALEMVVVDLESNSFRLGFAEQLAEIAGALYVRARAS; encoded by the coding sequence ATGACCAATGAATTGCCCCTTTCACACGTCGTGGGCCAACCACAGGCACAGCTTGCACTCCAGCTGCTCGCGATCGACCCAACCATCGGCGGGGTCTTGCTCGTGGGTCCGCCTGGGTCAGCAAAGACAACACTCGCTCGTGGCTTGACTGGGCTCCTAGGCGAGGGAGCTCCCTTTGTTGAGATTCCGCTTGGAGCTACCGAGGATCGCGTCAAGGGCAGCATTGACGTCGCCTCAGTGCTTGCCGATGGCGAGGTTCGGATCCACGATGGTCTACTCAGTGCTGCCAATGGCGGTGTCCTCTATATCGACGAGATCAACCTGCTCGCCGATCATCTGGTTGATCTCATTCTTGATGCCGCTGCAACCGGCATCAACCGCGTCGAACGAGATACCCTCTCGGTGGTCCAGCCAGCACGTTTCTCGCTGATCGGCACCATGAATCCAGAGGAGGGGGAGCTCCGTCCACAACTACTAGACCGCTTTGCCATGGTGGTCAGCGTCGATCCGTTAATGGAGCCCGAGTCTCGTCACTTGGCGCTCGTGCGCCGACTTGGAGTGGAGCTTGGTGCCGATGAGACGGGCGATGTGTTGGGACGTGACCCGCTCGGCCATCGCGAGAATGAAGCGATGCTCGCACACACAATCTCTGATGCCCGTCGGCGTCTCGCTGACGTTGAGGTGATCTCGCGACTGAGCCAGATCGCTCGGCTCTGCAGCGAGCTAGGGATCGGATCCCTGCGCACCGACCTCGCAATCGCGAAGGCTGCAAGGGCCAACGCTGCTCTTATGGGTCGTGATCAAGTCACTGACGACGATATCTCAGCTGTGGCCGAACTCATCACCTCACATCGCCGGCGCCATGCACCTCGACCAGGGGCTACGACGGGTTCCTCTGCCAAGGATCCTTCGACGAAGACCTCGCCTGAGCGAAAGGGCCACGATGGCCCAGCGAGCGATGACCGCTCGACACCCCCAGCGAGCGATGACCGCTCGACACCCCCAGCGAGCGATCGAGTAGAAGTATCTATTCAGGAGAGTGATGCGAGGTCGGGCAGGGACGAGCAGGCCGATCAGACAGACGATGCCGATCAGATAGACGATGCCGATCAGCCAATGGATGGCACAGACAACCAGAGCTTAGGCGATCATCTCTCGTCGTTTTCGAGACGCGCTCCTAGCGTTACCGGACAGGGTGCGGAGGTCAGTCGCCACCGCGAGACATCGGTCGGGGGCACCTTCTCGCTCTCACGCACCGTCGTCGCCCGACTCGGGCGCGACGGCGAGGACGGACTTACGAGCCAAGATCTGCGTTATGTTGCCATCGAGCGTGCCCCAAAACGCTGCGTGATCTTTGTCGTTGACGTTTCCGCCTCCGTAGCTGGTCGTGAGGCGATGGACCTCGTGAACGAGGCGATCGAAGGACTATTGGGCACCGCCTATCGCGAGCGGGCACAGGTGGCGGTTGTCTCCTTCGGTGGAGAGACCGCAGAGGTCAGCTTGCGGCCAACCCGATCGCTCGAGGTCGCGCGGTCGCGACTCCTCGGTCTCAAGCGTTCGGGTAGAACTCCGTTGTCACGGGGTTTGCAGGTGGGTAGAGGACTGGCCCTGGATCTTCGGCGCCGAGGAACTGAGCCGTTGGTGGTTGTCTTGACCGACGCGCGCCCCAACGAAGTTGATGTTGGTGACCCGTTTGTTGCCGCGCTCGGCGAGGCCGAACGCTACGCTGTCGAGGCGCTCGAGATGGTCGTGGTCGATCTTGAATCGAATAGCTTTCGATTGGGCTTTGCCGAACAACTAGCCGAGATTGCCGGCGCCTTATACGTGCGGGCGCGAGCCTCCTGA